A window of the Bacteroides thetaiotaomicron VPI-5482 genome harbors these coding sequences:
- a CDS encoding 4-hydroxy-3-methylbut-2-enyl diphosphate reductase, with protein MIKVEIDEGSGFCFGVVTAIHKAEEELAKGETLYCLGDIVHNSREVERLKAMGLITINRDEFRQLRNAKVLLRAHGEPPETYQIAHKNNIEIIDATCPVVLRLQKRIKQEFRKEDFEEKQIVIYGKNGHAEVLGLVGQTGGQAIVIESAEEAKKLDFTKSIRLFSQTTKSLDEFQEIVEYIKLHISPDATFEYYDTICRQVANRMPNLREFAATHDLIFFVSGKKSSNGKMLFEECLKVNANSHLIDNEKEIDPTLLRNVKSIGVCGATSTPKWLMEKIHDHIQLLIKD; from the coding sequence ATGATTAAAGTAGAGATAGACGAAGGTTCCGGCTTCTGCTTCGGCGTGGTCACAGCCATCCACAAGGCGGAAGAAGAACTGGCAAAAGGAGAAACGCTCTATTGCCTGGGAGATATTGTACACAACAGCCGGGAGGTAGAAAGGCTGAAGGCAATGGGACTGATTACGATCAACCGTGATGAATTCAGACAATTGCGCAATGCCAAAGTATTGCTTCGCGCACACGGAGAGCCACCGGAGACTTACCAGATCGCCCACAAGAATAATATCGAAATCATCGATGCAACCTGTCCGGTCGTACTGCGGCTTCAAAAGCGCATCAAACAAGAGTTCCGGAAGGAAGATTTTGAAGAAAAGCAAATTGTGATCTACGGCAAGAACGGTCATGCAGAAGTGCTGGGACTGGTAGGGCAGACCGGCGGTCAAGCCATTGTCATCGAAAGTGCGGAAGAAGCCAAAAAGCTGGATTTCACTAAAAGCATCCGCCTTTTCTCACAGACCACAAAGTCTCTGGACGAGTTTCAGGAGATTGTAGAATACATCAAACTCCACATTTCACCGGATGCCACTTTCGAATATTACGATACAATCTGCCGGCAGGTAGCTAACCGTATGCCCAATCTCAGGGAATTTGCGGCAACGCACGATCTGATTTTCTTCGTCAGCGGGAAAAAGAGTTCGAACGGAAAGATGCTTTTTGAAGAATGCCTGAAAGTAAACGCCAACTCACATCTGATTGATAATGAGAAAGAAATCGATCCCACTTTACTCCGGAATGTGAAATCCATCGGCGTATGCGGAGCGACTTCCACTCCCAAATGGCTGATGGAAAAAATACATGACCATATCCAGCTATTGATAAAAGATTAA
- the pfkA gene encoding 6-phosphofructokinase, giving the protein MGTVKCIGILTSGGDAPGMNAAIRAVTRAAIYNGLQVKGIYRGYKGLVTGEIKEFKSQNVSNIIQLGGTILKTARCKEFTTPEGRQLAYDNMKREGIDALVIIGGDGSLTGARIFAQEFDVPCIGLPGTIDNDLYGTDTTIGYDTALNTILDAVDKIRDTATSHERLFFVEVMGRDAGFLALNGAIASGAEAAIIPEFSTEVDQLEEFIKNGFRKSKNSSIVLVAESELTGGAMHYAERVKNEYPQYDVRVTILGHLQRGGSPTAHDRILASRLGAAAIDAIMEDQRNVMIGIEHDEIVYVPFSKAIKNDKPVKRDLVNVLKELSI; this is encoded by the coding sequence ATGGGAACAGTTAAATGTATCGGTATTTTGACTTCGGGAGGTGATGCTCCGGGAATGAATGCGGCCATCCGCGCAGTAACACGTGCAGCTATCTACAACGGACTACAAGTAAAAGGTATATATAGAGGATACAAAGGTCTGGTGACAGGCGAAATCAAAGAGTTCAAGAGCCAGAACGTAAGTAATATCATCCAACTGGGTGGAACCATCCTGAAAACAGCCCGCTGTAAGGAGTTCACCACACCGGAAGGCCGCCAGCTGGCTTATGATAATATGAAAAGAGAAGGCATCGATGCTTTGGTGATCATCGGTGGTGACGGTTCGCTGACAGGCGCCCGAATCTTCGCACAGGAATTCGATGTTCCATGTATCGGACTTCCGGGAACGATTGACAACGACCTTTACGGCACGGATACCACTATCGGATATGATACCGCATTGAACACCATTCTGGATGCAGTAGATAAAATCCGTGACACCGCCACTTCACACGAACGTCTGTTCTTTGTAGAGGTGATGGGACGTGACGCCGGATTCCTCGCTCTGAACGGCGCCATTGCTTCGGGAGCCGAAGCAGCCATTATTCCGGAGTTCAGTACGGAAGTCGACCAACTGGAAGAATTTATCAAGAACGGATTCCGCAAATCCAAGAATAGCAGTATCGTACTGGTAGCGGAAAGCGAACTGACAGGCGGTGCCATGCACTATGCGGAACGTGTGAAAAACGAATACCCGCAATACGATGTGCGTGTGACGATCTTAGGACACTTGCAGCGCGGTGGAAGCCCTACAGCTCACGACCGCATCCTGGCAAGCCGTTTGGGTGCCGCTGCCATCGACGCTATCATGGAAGACCAGCGCAACGTGATGATAGGTATCGAGCACGATGAAATCGTCTACGTACCATTCAGCAAAGCTATCAAGAATGATAAGCCGGTCAAGAGAGATCTGGTCAATGTATTGAAAGAACTTTCTATATAA
- a CDS encoding PepSY-associated TM helix domain-containing protein, with translation MRKFFRKIHLWLSVPFGIIITLICFSGAMLVFENEVNELMWPELYFVKQVEAAPLPVDQLLEKVAATLPDDVSVSGVSISSDPERTYQVSLSKPRRSSVYVDQYTGEITGKNQRSGFFAFMFRMHRWLLDSMNPGGEGIFWGKMIVGVSTLMFVVVLISGIIVWWPRTRKALKNSLKISGTKGWKRFWYDLHVAGGMYALVLLLAMSLTGLTWSFTWYRTAFYKVFGVEVQQQGGHGHGQKESTSKGDARLALQDGKPKAETEGRENAEERGSGRRGRPDRPHREKQEGLSADYSQSERQEGNLHEGGRHWKHQQTEQPKPVVSAFAYWQEIYDKLSLQNPAYKQISVSSGTASVAFDRLGNQRAADRYSFNTENGEFTETSLYQHQDKAGKIRGWIYSVHVGNWGGMTTRILTFLAALVGASLPLTGYYLWIKKMINKRKREKTIALSAAGKRDIA, from the coding sequence ATGAGAAAGTTTTTTCGAAAAATTCATTTGTGGCTCTCAGTCCCCTTCGGAATAATAATCACGCTTATCTGTTTCTCCGGCGCCATGCTGGTGTTCGAGAATGAGGTAAATGAACTGATGTGGCCGGAACTTTACTTTGTGAAACAGGTTGAGGCAGCTCCGTTACCGGTTGATCAGTTGTTGGAAAAGGTGGCTGCCACGTTGCCCGACGATGTTTCTGTGTCAGGTGTCAGCATTTCCTCTGATCCGGAACGCACTTATCAGGTGAGTCTTTCCAAACCCCGCCGTTCTTCGGTGTATGTCGATCAGTATACGGGCGAGATTACCGGAAAGAATCAGCGCAGCGGTTTTTTTGCGTTTATGTTTCGGATGCACCGCTGGTTGCTGGATAGTATGAATCCGGGAGGTGAGGGGATTTTCTGGGGAAAGATGATTGTAGGCGTCAGCACTTTGATGTTTGTCGTAGTCTTGATTTCCGGAATCATTGTCTGGTGGCCGCGTACACGTAAGGCATTGAAAAATAGTCTGAAGATATCGGGCACGAAAGGCTGGAAGCGGTTTTGGTATGACTTGCATGTGGCGGGAGGAATGTATGCGCTGGTTCTTCTGCTGGCTATGTCGCTGACCGGACTGACGTGGTCTTTCACTTGGTATCGGACAGCCTTTTATAAAGTTTTTGGCGTGGAAGTGCAGCAGCAGGGCGGGCATGGGCACGGGCAGAAAGAAAGCACTTCCAAAGGAGATGCCCGACTGGCTTTGCAGGATGGAAAGCCGAAGGCTGAAACTGAAGGACGGGAGAATGCCGAAGAACGTGGAAGTGGCAGAAGAGGTCGTCCGGACAGGCCGCATCGAGAAAAACAGGAAGGCTTATCCGCAGATTATTCACAAAGTGAACGGCAGGAAGGCAACCTGCATGAGGGCGGCAGACATTGGAAACACCAGCAAACTGAACAGCCAAAGCCTGTTGTTTCTGCCTTTGCTTATTGGCAGGAAATATATGACAAGCTGAGTCTTCAGAATCCGGCATACAAACAGATCAGTGTTTCCTCCGGTACGGCTAGCGTTGCTTTCGACCGTTTGGGGAATCAACGTGCTGCTGACCGTTATTCATTTAATACGGAAAATGGTGAATTTACAGAGACGAGTCTTTATCAGCATCAGGATAAGGCAGGAAAAATACGCGGTTGGATTTACTCTGTTCATGTAGGCAACTGGGGAGGTATGACGACACGTATACTTACTTTTTTGGCTGCATTAGTGGGCGCTTCCTTGCCGTTGACCGGTTATTATTTGTGGATTAAGAAAATGATAAATAAGAGAAAGCGTGAAAAGACGATCGCTTTATCTGCCGCGGGGAAAAGAGATATTGCTTGA
- a CDS encoding DUF4374 domain-containing protein has translation MTAIGRLAKDSHSTYVVSATVTSANSTANYLLATSTLESGSVTPGNNNGFETATGTAWIFYKDQYLYRLQYNQGNEGVTTAYELNTNGGIAKRSNEYTITRFTTYGIFGENIISSSAVDATFTD, from the coding sequence ATCACTGCGATAGGTAGACTTGCCAAGGATTCGCACTCAACTTACGTCGTATCGGCTACCGTAACATCGGCCAACAGTACAGCCAACTACTTACTGGCTACCTCGACTCTCGAAAGTGGCAGTGTAACTCCCGGCAACAATAACGGATTTGAAACTGCTACCGGTACTGCCTGGATTTTCTACAAAGACCAATATCTGTATCGCCTCCAATACAATCAGGGAAATGAAGGTGTAACCACAGCTTATGAACTGAATACAAACGGCGGTATTGCGAAACGTTCGAACGAATATACGATTACCCGCTTTACCACTTACGGTATTTTTGGAGAAAATATCATCTCTTCATCAGCTGTTGACGCTACTTTCACAGACTAA
- a CDS encoding TonB-dependent receptor, with protein MINKSFLVFLAFLFSVSAFSQHGRSGGMISGRVISTVEKEVVDFATVYLKGTNRGATTDEKGLYHLKAAAGDYTLVVSAIGYTTVEKKVTLKAGERIRVNVTIAPQVTELNEVVVSTSAVSRVNKSAFNAVAIDAKGLHNSTQNLSDALAKVPGLKLREAGGVGSDMILSLDGFSGKHVKLFIDGVPQEGVGSSFGLNNIPINFADRIEVYRGVVPVGFGTDALGGVINIVTNKNRKNWFLDASYSYGSFNTHKSYVNFGQTFKNGLTYEINAFQNYSDNSYYVDTPVEEFYEGGGSAINTDKVEHVKRFHDNYHNEAVVGKVGLVDKKWADRLMIGLTYSRMYKEIQTGVVQKVVFGEKYRKGNSLMPSLEYRKRNLFVRNLDVAFTANYNRNFTNNVDTATYRFNWLGEKTSLKGRKGEQSYQDMKSDNDNWNATFTANYHIGTAHTFVLNHVLNTFHRENHNSVSVDESNAIAKVTRKNITGFSYRLMPSEHWNLSVFGKYYNQYNAGPVSASTSGTSNYVRLTNNVSSVGYGAAGTYFILSGLQAKLSYEKAYRLPTNEELFGDEDLELGKIGLNPEKSDNLNFNLSYNRQLGKHGLYVETGLIYRNTSDYIYRSIETTSNRSYGSYSNYGSVETKGYHISARYNYSCWVSIGGNFTQMDVRDNVEKTQTGQESLTYGARMPNLPYRFANSDISFFWRNLWKKGNTLTVTYDNMYVHGFPLYSEALGAVETKDIVPTQFSHNLGITYSLKNGRYNVSFECKNFTDEKLYDNFSLQKAGRAFYGKVRVYFGGN; from the coding sequence ATGATCAATAAAAGTTTTCTGGTTTTTCTTGCGTTCTTATTTTCAGTGTCAGCATTTTCTCAACATGGGCGATCCGGAGGGATGATTTCCGGAAGAGTGATTTCTACTGTAGAAAAAGAAGTGGTGGACTTTGCGACTGTATATCTGAAAGGGACGAACAGAGGAGCGACTACAGATGAAAAGGGATTGTATCACTTGAAAGCGGCAGCAGGCGACTACACTCTGGTTGTATCGGCCATTGGGTATACGACAGTAGAAAAGAAAGTGACACTGAAAGCCGGTGAAAGAATAAGGGTCAATGTAACGATTGCTCCGCAGGTGACGGAACTGAATGAAGTGGTAGTGTCCACTTCTGCAGTGAGCCGGGTAAATAAATCTGCCTTTAATGCGGTGGCAATTGATGCGAAAGGTCTGCATAACAGTACACAAAACCTTTCTGATGCCTTGGCAAAAGTTCCGGGACTCAAACTTCGGGAAGCCGGAGGAGTGGGGTCGGATATGATTCTTTCGCTGGACGGATTTTCCGGCAAGCACGTCAAGCTGTTTATTGACGGAGTGCCGCAGGAGGGCGTAGGAAGTTCTTTCGGACTGAACAACATTCCCATTAACTTTGCTGACCGCATCGAAGTGTACCGTGGTGTAGTGCCTGTCGGGTTCGGGACGGATGCCTTGGGCGGAGTTATCAATATCGTAACCAATAAAAACCGGAAAAACTGGTTTCTGGACGCATCCTACTCTTACGGCTCGTTCAATACACATAAATCGTACGTCAACTTCGGACAGACCTTCAAGAATGGACTGACTTACGAAATCAACGCTTTCCAAAACTATTCTGACAACAGTTACTATGTGGATACCCCTGTCGAAGAGTTTTATGAAGGCGGCGGCTCGGCTATCAATACGGACAAGGTAGAACATGTGAAACGCTTTCATGACAACTATCACAACGAGGCTGTTGTCGGCAAAGTAGGGCTGGTTGACAAGAAATGGGCGGATCGTCTGATGATCGGACTGACGTACTCGCGTATGTACAAAGAAATCCAGACAGGAGTGGTACAAAAGGTCGTATTTGGTGAAAAATATCGTAAGGGAAACTCTCTGATGCCTTCTCTGGAATATCGTAAACGTAATTTATTCGTCAGGAATCTGGACGTAGCATTCACAGCCAATTACAACCGGAACTTTACGAACAATGTCGATACGGCAACGTACCGTTTCAACTGGCTTGGTGAGAAAACCTCTCTGAAAGGGAGAAAAGGAGAACAGTCATATCAGGATATGAAGTCCGACAACGACAACTGGAACGCTACTTTTACCGCCAACTACCACATCGGCACTGCGCATACATTTGTGCTGAACCACGTCTTGAACACCTTTCATCGTGAAAATCACAACTCCGTTTCTGTCGATGAATCGAACGCTATCGCCAAAGTGACCCGCAAAAATATAACCGGATTTTCATACAGGCTGATGCCTTCGGAGCACTGGAATTTATCCGTATTCGGGAAATATTACAACCAATATAATGCGGGGCCCGTGTCCGCATCGACCAGTGGAACGAGTAACTACGTCCGTCTCACCAATAATGTAAGCTCTGTGGGATATGGCGCGGCCGGTACTTATTTCATCCTTTCGGGATTGCAGGCAAAACTTTCTTATGAGAAGGCTTACCGGCTGCCTACGAACGAAGAACTTTTTGGTGACGAAGACCTTGAACTGGGAAAAATAGGACTGAATCCGGAAAAAAGTGATAACCTCAATTTCAATTTGAGCTATAATCGCCAATTGGGTAAACACGGTCTGTATGTGGAAACCGGACTGATTTACCGGAATACTTCCGATTATATCTATCGCAGTATCGAAACAACGAGCAACCGTTCATACGGCTCTTACAGCAACTATGGAAGTGTTGAAACAAAAGGCTATCATATTTCCGCGCGTTATAATTACTCCTGCTGGGTCAGTATCGGCGGAAACTTTACACAAATGGACGTGCGTGACAATGTGGAGAAAACGCAGACCGGGCAGGAAAGTCTGACTTATGGCGCACGTATGCCGAACTTGCCTTACCGTTTTGCCAATTCGGACATCTCTTTCTTCTGGCGGAACCTCTGGAAGAAAGGAAATACGCTGACCGTTACCTATGACAATATGTATGTACATGGTTTTCCGCTTTACTCCGAAGCATTGGGAGCGGTGGAAACCAAAGACATAGTGCCTACACAGTTTTCACATAATCTGGGCATCACCTACAGTCTGAAGAATGGACGATATAACGTATCGTTCGAATGTAAAAACTTCACTGACGAAAAACTCTATGATAACTTCAGTCTCCAGAAAGCCGGTCGTGCCTTCTATGGGAAAGTGAGAGTGTACTTCGGCGGAAATTGA
- a CDS encoding SDR family oxidoreductase, with amino-acid sequence MSEEKWAIITGADGGMGTEITRAVAEAGYHIIMACYRPSKAEPIRQRLVNETGNANMEVMAVDLSSMASTASFADRIVERHLPVSLLMNNAGTMETGLHITDDGFERTVSVNYLGPYLLTRKLLPALTCGARIVNMVSCTYAIGHLDFPDFFRQGRKGSFWRIPVYSNTKLALMLFTIELSERLREKGITVNAADPGIVSTDIITMHQWFDPLTDIFFRPFIRTPKKGASTAVGLLLDEAVAGVSGQLYASSHRKQLSEKYLCHVQQKQLWQETEQALERWLK; translated from the coding sequence ATGAGTGAAGAGAAATGGGCAATCATCACCGGTGCCGACGGCGGCATGGGAACGGAAATAACCCGTGCCGTAGCCGAAGCCGGTTACCATATTATTATGGCTTGCTATCGTCCGTCCAAAGCGGAACCGATACGGCAGCGTCTAGTGAACGAGACAGGAAACGCAAACATGGAAGTCATGGCAGTCGATCTGTCTTCTATGGCATCGACAGCTTCTTTTGCCGATCGGATTGTGGAGCGTCATCTCCCCGTTTCCCTGCTGATGAATAACGCCGGAACAATGGAAACCGGACTTCACATCACCGACGACGGCTTTGAACGAACGGTCAGTGTGAACTATCTGGGGCCGTACCTGCTTACCCGGAAACTCCTTCCGGCATTGACATGCGGAGCCCGTATTGTAAACATGGTTTCTTGCACGTATGCGATCGGACACCTCGATTTTCCCGATTTCTTCCGGCAGGGAAGAAAGGGAAGTTTTTGGCGAATCCCTGTTTACAGCAATACCAAACTGGCTTTGATGCTGTTTACGATCGAACTTTCGGAACGCCTCCGTGAAAAAGGAATCACTGTCAATGCCGCCGATCCCGGCATTGTTTCTACCGACATCATCACTATGCACCAGTGGTTTGACCCTCTGACGGATATCTTTTTCCGCCCCTTTATCCGCACGCCGAAGAAAGGGGCTTCCACTGCCGTCGGCCTCTTGCTGGATGAGGCAGTGGCCGGAGTCAGCGGACAGCTTTATGCGAGCAGCCACAGGAAGCAGCTGTCCGAAAAATACCTCTGCCATGTGCAGCAAAAACAACTGTGGCAGGAAACGGAACAGGCTTTGGAACGCTGGTTGAAATAA
- a CDS encoding NADH:flavin oxidoreductase, which yields MESKLFTPVTFGPLTLRNRTIRSAAFESMCPGNAPSQMLLDYHRSVAAGGVGMTTVAYAAVTQSGLSFDRQLWLRPEIISGLREVTGAIHTEGAAAGIQIGHCGNMSHKKICGTTPISASTGFNLYSPTFVRGMKREELPEMARAYGRAVHLAREAGFDAVEVHAGHGYLISQFLSPYTNHRKDDYGGLLQNRMRFMEMVMNEVMTAAGSDMAVIVKMNMRDGFKGGMETDESLQVAKRLLALGAHALVLSGGFVSKAPMYVMRGAMPIRSMAYYMDCWWLKYGVRMFGKWMIPTVPFREAYFLEDALKFRAALPEAPLIYVGGLVSREKIDEVLDAGFDAVQMARALLNEPEFVNRMRREEQARCNCGHSNYCIGRMYTIEMACHQHLKEKLPPCLQREIEKLEKQ from the coding sequence ATGGAATCTAAACTTTTCACCCCTGTTACTTTCGGTCCATTGACGCTGCGGAATCGTACGATCCGCTCTGCCGCTTTTGAAAGCATGTGTCCCGGTAACGCCCCTTCACAAATGCTGCTCGATTACCACCGCTCGGTGGCTGCGGGCGGAGTCGGGATGACGACTGTAGCCTATGCAGCCGTGACACAAAGCGGACTTTCCTTCGACCGTCAGTTGTGGCTGCGTCCGGAAATCATTTCCGGTTTGCGTGAAGTGACCGGAGCTATACACACGGAAGGTGCGGCAGCAGGCATCCAGATAGGGCACTGCGGAAATATGTCCCATAAAAAGATTTGCGGAACCACTCCCATTTCAGCTTCTACCGGTTTCAATCTCTATTCTCCTACATTCGTGCGTGGCATGAAGAGAGAAGAGTTGCCGGAGATGGCCAGAGCCTACGGACGGGCTGTCCACTTGGCACGGGAAGCCGGCTTCGACGCCGTCGAGGTACACGCCGGACACGGATATCTGATCAGCCAGTTCCTGTCTCCCTACACCAATCACCGGAAAGACGACTACGGCGGCTTGCTCCAAAACCGGATGCGCTTTATGGAAATGGTGATGAACGAGGTGATGACAGCGGCGGGAAGCGACATGGCAGTCATTGTAAAAATGAATATGCGCGATGGCTTCAAAGGCGGCATGGAAACCGATGAATCTCTGCAAGTGGCCAAACGCCTGCTGGCATTGGGCGCGCACGCATTGGTACTGAGCGGAGGATTCGTCAGCAAGGCCCCGATGTACGTCATGCGGGGAGCGATGCCGATTCGTTCGATGGCTTACTACATGGACTGCTGGTGGCTGAAATACGGAGTCCGGATGTTTGGAAAGTGGATGATTCCGACCGTTCCTTTCCGGGAAGCCTATTTCCTGGAGGATGCACTGAAATTTCGGGCGGCACTTCCGGAAGCCCCGTTGATTTATGTGGGCGGACTGGTGTCCCGCGAAAAGATAGATGAAGTATTGGATGCCGGCTTCGATGCCGTCCAGATGGCACGTGCGTTGCTCAACGAACCGGAGTTTGTCAACCGGATGAGGCGGGAAGAGCAGGCGCGCTGTAACTGCGGACACAGCAACTACTGCATCGGGCGGATGTACACAATCGAAATGGCCTGCCACCAACATCTGAAAGAAAAACTGCCTCCCTGCCTGCAACGGGAGATTGAAAAACTGGAAAAGCAATGA
- a CDS encoding DUF1295 domain-containing protein, with protein MSIAAFNLFLGVMSLTALIVFIALYFVKAGYGIFRTASWGVAISNKLAWILMEAPVFLVMCWMWIHSERRFDPVILTFFVFFQIHYFQRAFVFPLLLTGKSKMPLAIMSMGILFNLLNGYMQGEWIFYLSPEGMYHSGWFTSAWFIAGSLLFFAGMLMNWHSDYIIRHLRKPGDTRHYLPQKGMYRYVTSANYLGEIIEWAGWAILTCSLSGLVFFWWTVANLVPRANAIWHRYREEFGSEVGERKRVFPFIY; from the coding sequence ATGAGTATAGCTGCCTTTAATCTATTTTTGGGCGTCATGAGTCTGACCGCTCTGATTGTTTTCATCGCCCTCTACTTTGTGAAAGCCGGTTACGGGATATTTCGCACCGCCTCCTGGGGAGTTGCCATTTCCAACAAGCTGGCGTGGATACTGATGGAAGCCCCCGTATTTCTGGTCATGTGCTGGATGTGGATACACTCGGAACGTCGTTTTGATCCGGTCATACTGACATTCTTTGTCTTCTTTCAGATTCATTATTTTCAGCGCGCCTTCGTCTTTCCCCTGCTACTGACCGGAAAGAGTAAAATGCCGCTGGCAATCATGTCGATGGGAATCCTGTTCAATCTATTGAACGGCTATATGCAGGGTGAATGGATATTTTATCTCTCACCCGAGGGAATGTATCATTCCGGCTGGTTCACTTCCGCATGGTTTATTGCGGGCAGTCTGCTTTTCTTTGCGGGCATGTTGATGAACTGGCATTCGGACTATATCATCCGCCATTTGCGCAAACCGGGGGATACCCGTCATTATCTGCCACAAAAAGGGATGTACCGCTATGTCACTTCCGCCAATTATCTGGGCGAAATCATTGAATGGGCAGGCTGGGCAATACTGACTTGTTCACTATCCGGACTTGTATTCTTCTGGTGGACAGTGGCCAATCTCGTCCCCCGTGCCAATGCAATCTGGCATCGCTACCGTGAAGAATTTGGCTCGGAAGTAGGCGAACGCAAACGTGTATTTCCTTTTATCTATTGA
- a CDS encoding GNAT family N-acetyltransferase — protein MGFLFEKCTFAVLDEDTIKECDPFSCGHQDLDDFFHNDAPLYNAQLLGKSYCFRSDKKPSDIVCAFTVSNDSIRVNILPNSREKKVQKDIPRAKQMHRYPGVLIGRLGINKEYKHQGIGSDLMTFIKSWFIDAGNKTGCRFLIVDAYNENIPLNYYLKNGFKYLFSTEAQEVEYTGFETGTHLKTRLMYFDLIDIIPYPNNSSKDAIDGNY, from the coding sequence ATGGGATTTCTTTTTGAGAAATGTACTTTTGCCGTACTTGATGAAGATACGATTAAAGAATGTGACCCTTTCTCATGTGGGCACCAAGACTTAGACGACTTCTTTCATAACGATGCTCCTCTCTATAATGCACAGCTATTAGGAAAAAGTTACTGTTTTCGTTCAGATAAAAAGCCTTCGGACATAGTATGTGCCTTCACTGTTTCTAACGATAGTATCAGAGTAAATATCCTCCCCAACAGCAGGGAAAAGAAAGTTCAGAAAGACATTCCCCGAGCCAAACAAATGCACCGCTATCCGGGTGTATTAATCGGCAGACTTGGAATCAATAAAGAATACAAGCATCAGGGCATAGGCAGTGATCTGATGACTTTCATAAAATCATGGTTCATTGATGCGGGAAACAAAACAGGGTGTCGCTTTTTAATTGTTGACGCTTACAATGAAAATATTCCTCTGAACTATTATCTGAAAAACGGTTTCAAATACCTTTTCTCTACGGAAGCGCAAGAAGTGGAATATACAGGCTTTGAAACCGGAACGCATCTAAAAACACGCTTAATGTATTTTGATTTAATAGACATTATACCTTATCCCAATAATAGCAGCAAAGACGCAATCGACGGTAATTATTAA